The following are encoded together in the Primulina tabacum isolate GXHZ01 chromosome 18, ASM2559414v2, whole genome shotgun sequence genome:
- the LOC142533693 gene encoding stachyose synthase-like yields the protein MAPPNDPANSIHSVLKSSTKDNSFQLLGGKFFVGSVPLLTEVPSNVTLKSFSSVCQSSEAPLPLFQRVQSLSSKGAFLGFSQRESSDRQTNSLGKFTNRDFVSIFRFKTWWSTQWVGKSGSDIQMETQWIMLDVPEIKSYVAIIPIIEGGFRSAFHPGKDGHILICAESGSTVVKSSSFDAIAYVHVSDNPYNVMKEAYTALRVHLNTFKLIEEKSAPPLVDKFGWCTWDAFYLTVEPAGIWHGIKEFADGGLTPRFLIIDDGWQSINKDGEDPTKDTKNLVLGGTQMTARLHRLDECEKFRKYQGGSLTGPNRPPFDPKKPKMLIHKAIELEFAEKSRDKAALLGVTDLSQYEAEIQRHAKELDAMFGGEEEQEKGSSEKCSSCSCKLQNSGMKAFTKDLRTTFKGLDDIYVWHALCGAWGGVRPGATHLNSKVVPCKLSPGLDGTMTDLAVVKIIEGSIGLVHPDQADDFYDSMHSYLAKVGITGVKVDVIHDLEYVSEDYGGRVDIAKTYYKGLSRSLAKNFNGTGLISSMQQCNDFFFLGTEQISMGRVGDDFWFQDPNGDPMGVYWLQGVHMIHCAYNSMWMGQFIQPDWDMFQSDHLCAKFHAGSRAICGGPVYVSDSLGGHDFDLLNKLVFPDSTIPKCIYYALPTRDCLFKNPLFDDKTILKIWNFNKYGGVIGAFNCQGAGWDPKEQRIKGYSHCYHPMSGTVHVSDIEWDQKTEAADMGKAEEYAVYLTEAQKLFLATPQSDVIPITIQPSTFEIFSFVPIKKLGVGTDAVKFAPIGLTNLFNSGGTILGLLYDGMIAKIEVKGGGDFLAYSSVSPKKSYLNGVEVGFEWSNGKLGLNVSWNQECGGISNVAFIF from the exons ATGGCACCCCCGAATGATCCCGCAAACTCGATTCACAGTGTCCTGAAATCCAGCACAAAAGACAACTCTTTCCAACTACTTGGTGGAAAGTTCTTCGTGGGCAGTGTTCCATTGCTCACCGAAGTTCCGAGCAATGTCACTCTCAAGAGTTTCTCCTCCGTTTGCCAATCCTCAGAAGCTCCACTTCCACTGTTCCAGCGCGTCCAGTCCCTGTCTAGCAAGGGTGCGTTCCTAGGATTCAGCCAGCGTGAATCCTCCGATCGCCAAACCAATTCCTTGGGGAAATTCACGAACAGGgattttgttagcattttcaGGTTCAAGACTTGGTGGTCCACTCAGTGGGTTGGAAAATCGGGTTCCGATATACAGATGGAAACGCAATGGATTATGCTAGATGTACCTGAAATAAAGTCTTACGTTGCCATCATTCCGATAATTGAAGGAGGTTTCAGGTCCGCCTTTCATCCTGGAAAAGATGGTCATATATTGATATGTGCTGAGAGTGGGTCTACCGTGGTGAAATCTTCATCTTTTGATGCGATTGCCTATGTTCATGTGTCTGATAATCCATACAATGTGATGAAAGAGGCTTATACTGCTCTTAGAGTTCACCTAAATACGTTCAAGCTCATTGAAGAGAAATCTGCGCCACCCCTTGTGGACAAATTTGGTTGGTGCACGTGGGATGCGTTTTACTTGACAGTGGAGCCTGCTggaatttggcatggaatcaagGAATTCGCAGATGGTGGCCTCACACCGAGGTTCCTTATAATTGATGATGGATGGCAAAGCATCAACAAAGATGGAGAAGATCCCACCAAGGACACCAAAAATCTTGTACTCGGAGGAACTCAAATGACTGCCAGGCTTCACAGGCTTGATGAATGTGAAAAATTCAGAAAGTATCAGGGTGGATCACTTACGGGACCTAATCGTCCTCCTTTTGATCCTAAGAAACCGAAGATGCTGATTCACAAGGCTATTGAGCTTGAGTTTGCAGAAAAATCCCGTGACAAGGCAGCTCTATTGGGGGTAACCGACTTGTCCCAATATGAAGCTGAAATTCAGAGACATGCAAAAGAATTGGATGCGATGTTTGGCGGAGAAGAAGAACAAGAAAAGGGTTCGAGCGAAAAGTGTTCAAGTTGCTCTTGCAAGTTACAAAATTCTGGAATGAAAGCATTCACTaaagatttgaggacaacaTTCAAAGGACTGGATGATATATATGTCTGGCACGCGTTGTGTGGTGCATGGGGAGGGGTCAGACCAGGTGCAACTCATTTGAACTCCAAGGTTGTGCCTTGCAAATTGTCACCCGGACTCGACGGAACCATGACAGATCTGGCGGTGGTAAAAATTATTGAAGGTTCAATCGGACTTGTGCATCCTGATCAAGCCGATGATTTCTATGACTCTATGCATTCTTACCTCGCCAAAGTCGGAATCACTGGAGTGAAAGTTGATGTCATTCAT GATCTTGAATATGTGTCTGAAGATTACGGAGGCAGAGTTGATATTGCCAAGACTTACTATAAGGGGCTGTCCAGATCTCTTGCAAAGAACTTCAATGGGACCGGACTCATTTCAAGCATGCAGCAGTGCAATGACTTCTTTTTCCTTGGAACTGAGCAGATATCTATGGGAAGAGTTG GGGACGACTTCTGGTTTCAAGATCCTAATGGTGATCCAATGGGAGTTTATTGGCTACAAGGTGTCCATATGATCCACTGTGCTTATAACAGTATGTGGATGGGTCAATTCATCCAGCCAGATTGGGACATGTTTCAATCAGACCATTTGTGTGCAAAGTTCCATGCTGGGTCAAGGGCCATTTGTGGAGGCCCTGTATATGTTAGTGATTCTTTGGGTGGTCACGATTTTGATCTTCTCAATAAGTTGGTGTTCCCTGACAGCACCATTCCCAAGTGCATCTACTATGCTCTACCAACAAGAGACTGCCTCTTTAAGAACCCTCTCTTTGATGACAAAACCATTCTAAAGATCTGGAACTTTAACAAG TATGGAGGTGTTATTGGTGCTTTCAACTGCCAAGGTGCTGGATGGGACCCAAAGGAACAAAGGATTAAGGGATACTCCCATTGTTACCACCCAATGTCTGGAACAGTTCACGTAAGTGATATTGAATGGGATCAAAAGACTGAAGCTGCTGACATGGGGAAAGCTGAGGAATATGCTGTCTATCTTACCGAGGCACAGAAACTATTCTTAGCAACTCCACAATCTGATGTCATTCCTATCACAATTCAGCCTTCAACATTTGAGATTTTCAGCTTCGTGCCTATCAAGAAGCTGGGAGTTGGTACTGATGCAGTCAAATTCGCACCAATTGGATTAACCAACTTGTTTAACAGCGGAGGGACGATACTTGGACTGTTGTATGATGGGATGATAGCCAAGATTGAAGTGAAGGGTGGAGGTGACTTTTTGGCATATTCCAGTGTTTCGCCTAAGAAATCATACCTGAACGGAGTTGAGGTTGGATTTGAGTGGTCAAACGGGAAGCTGGGATTGAACGTTTCTTGGAACCAAGAGTGTGGTGGCATTTCTAATGTagcttttattttttga